A region of Catenibacterium mitsuokai DNA encodes the following proteins:
- the csn2 gene encoding type II-A CRISPR-associated protein Csn2, which produces MKLRIMGFEEIDFNDQDNTILIIKNHKFYAHILSLLSSILYDKNKSTELLVIDGEKNITTNVLLITDLYKIDFNDKNLLKEIYSEISKSITSDEEKCMRYQELVDDLVAILENELEDYNLEFDYKNDLTIENYLKAVSLKISRKAEEKLYDRLMNYVELVTELVKKPVLVLYNCFDYLDDEELMELIKYKNYKHLHLLFIENKNREVDSIAFRKYIIDEDLCEDYDKIEEVQSD; this is translated from the coding sequence ATGAAGCTAAGAATTATGGGATTTGAAGAAATTGATTTTAATGATCAGGATAACACTATTTTGATTATTAAGAATCATAAGTTTTATGCTCATATTTTAAGTTTATTGTCATCTATCCTATATGATAAAAATAAAAGTACAGAATTATTAGTTATCGATGGGGAAAAGAATATTACTACTAATGTATTATTGATAACAGATCTCTATAAAATAGATTTTAACGATAAGAATCTATTAAAAGAAATCTATTCAGAAATAAGCAAAAGTATCACTTCTGATGAAGAGAAATGCATGAGATATCAAGAGTTAGTTGATGATCTCGTCGCTATATTAGAAAATGAACTTGAAGATTACAATCTGGAATTTGACTATAAAAATGATTTAACTATTGAAAACTATTTAAAGGCAGTATCTTTAAAGATATCTAGAAAGGCAGAAGAAAAGCTTTATGATAGGCTAATGAATTATGTAGAACTAGTTACTGAACTAGTAAAAAAGCCAGTGCTGGTTCTATATAATTGCTTTGATTATTTAGATGATGAAGAATTGATGGAATTGATCAAGTATAAGAATTATAAGCATCTTCATTTGTTGTTTATAGAGAATAAAAATAGGGAAGTTGATTCTATTGCTTTTAGAAAATATATAATAGATGAAGATTTATGTGAAGATTATGATAAAATAGAAGAGGTTCAAAGTGACTAG
- the cas1 gene encoding type II CRISPR-associated endonuclease Cas1 translates to MDSRAKLTYKNGYLIVRSDEVHMIHLSEINTILISSTAVAITSYLVNELLSRKIKVVFCDEKRNPVGEVMSYYGCHNSSKRVRQQINWDYDYAKEVWTAIIKEKIKNQAKLLENYDEDGSKKLYKYVDQIRLFDSTNREGHAAKVYFDDLFGVDFTRTSKSDINASLNYGYSILLSQFNKELVLNGYLTQLGIKHCNEFNPFNLSSDLMEPFRPLVDKIVRENCDEIFDGSMRLKLVDVLNHKVRIKNSNQYVSNAISIYVKSVIKAIEKKDISYLEFFEYEL, encoded by the coding sequence ATAGACAGCAGAGCTAAACTTACTTATAAGAATGGGTATCTAATAGTAAGAAGTGATGAAGTACATATGATTCATTTGTCTGAAATAAATACTATTCTTATAAGTAGTACTGCTGTTGCCATTACTTCCTACTTAGTGAATGAATTACTAAGTAGGAAGATTAAAGTTGTATTTTGTGATGAAAAAAGAAATCCTGTAGGTGAAGTAATGTCATATTATGGGTGTCATAATTCCAGTAAAAGAGTACGCCAACAAATAAACTGGGATTATGATTATGCTAAAGAGGTTTGGACTGCAATTATCAAAGAAAAGATTAAGAACCAAGCTAAACTATTAGAGAATTATGATGAAGATGGATCAAAGAAACTATACAAGTATGTTGATCAAATTAGATTATTTGATTCGACTAATAGAGAAGGGCATGCAGCTAAAGTGTATTTTGATGACTTGTTTGGCGTAGATTTTACAAGAACATCAAAGAGTGATATCAATGCATCATTGAATTATGGATATTCAATATTGTTGTCACAGTTTAATAAAGAACTTGTGTTAAATGGTTATTTAACACAACTTGGAATTAAACATTGTAACGAATTTAATCCATTTAATTTATCATCGGACTTAATGGAACCATTTAGACCTTTAGTAGATAAAATAGTCAGAGAAAACTGTGATGAGATATTTGATGGTTCTATGAGGCTTAAATTAGTGGATGTGCTAAATCATAAAGTTAGAATAAAGAATAGTAATCAATATGTTTCTAATGCGATATCTATATATGTGAAAAGTGTGATTAAGGCAATTGAAAAGAAAGATATCAGCTATCTAGAGTTTTTTGAATATGAGTTATAG
- the cas2 gene encoding CRISPR-associated endonuclease Cas2, whose amino-acid sequence MSYRYMRIIVFFDLPTLTYKDQKEYRLFRKLLINDGFVMMQESVYCKLALNNSIVKAQVKRIRDNKPSAGDVEVLIITEKQFASIEYICGSKQTLKEDSEERLIVL is encoded by the coding sequence ATGAGTTATAGATATATGAGGATTATTGTATTTTTTGATTTGCCTACACTTACATATAAAGATCAGAAAGAATATAGATTGTTTAGAAAACTGCTTATTAATGATGGATTTGTGATGATGCAGGAGAGTGTTTATTGTAAATTGGCTTTGAATAATTCTATTGTGAAAGCACAGGTAAAAAGAATTAGAGATAATAAACCTAGTGCTGGAGATGTAGAAGTTCTCATAATTACAGAGAAACAATTTGCATCGATAGAATATATTTGTGGTAGTAAACAGACTCTTAAAGAGGATAGTGAAGAGAGGCTGATAGTCCTATGA